One window of Nymphaea colorata isolate Beijing-Zhang1983 chromosome 11, ASM883128v2, whole genome shotgun sequence genomic DNA carries:
- the LOC116264004 gene encoding kinesin-like protein NACK1, with amino-acid sequence MTVKTPATPASKIERTPITTPGGPKAKEEKIFVTVRVRPLNRLEEIQKDQVAWECTDDNTIVLKNPSHERTSASYTFDKVFTPNCLTERVYEEGAKDVALSALTGINATIFAYGQTSSGKTFTMRGITESAVNDIYKHIRSTPERDFVVKISAIEIYNEIVRDLLKPESGPLRLLDDPEKGTVVEKLVEETATDGQHLRHIISICEAQRQVGETALNDASSRSHQIIRLTIESSLRANSGCVKSFFANLNFVDLAGSERASQTHADGIRLKEGSHINRSLLTLTTVIRKLSEGKKNAHIPYRDSKLTRILQLSLGGNARTAIICTMSPASSHVEQSRKTLSFATSAKEVTNSAKVNMVISDKQLVRHLQKEVARLEAELRTPEPSAEALLMEKEMEIQKLKSENEELKRKLDERKALDERQGMVPCDSHNRVVKCLSFSGPLTSPENGLCDEAGTLKKLRKSLARQPMRQSMASPSILVQEIRKLEKLQEQLGEEANRAIEVLQKEVASHKLGNQDVAETVAKLQAELREMRAVRSTNRELDVAEMVNNQNTSATLKEEISRLHLQENSIANLEAQLEIVQKSIDKLVWALPSNNASNEETPKSKMQPKKKKVLPLQLSNSVNKQHFIKSPCSPLSSSQSVLESEPENRPPENDDITSCEMSQEAHKVTPTRSEDGDEPSSREGTPCYHRSNSVNVRKIQKMFKNAAEENIRSIRAYVTELKERVAKLQYQKKLLVCQVLELEANDNTGNETAPDENSSDIRNSPASWHIFFDNQRKQIIQLWDLCQVSIIHRTQFYLLFKGDPADQIYLEVEMRRLTWLQQHLAELGNASPAQVGDEPAISLSSCMRNLKHERENLAKRVNSRLAPEERDRLYRKFRIPLDGKQRKLQLIYRLWIDPNDMEHIQESAEIVAKLIGFCETGHASKEMFELNFVLPSDKKPWLLGWSPISNLLNL; translated from the exons ATGACCGTTAAGACCCCAGCAACCCCAGCTTCAAAGATAGAGCGTACGCCGATCACCACGCCTGGAGGACCCAAAGCTAAAGAGGAGAAGATCTTTGTCACGGTTAGAGTGCGGCCTCTTAACAGATTAGAAGAAATACAAAAGGATCAGGTAGCTTGGGAATGCACGGATGACAATACAATTGTACTGAAGAATCCATCTCACGAACGAACATCTGCTTCTTATACTTTCG ATAAAGTTTTTACACCAAATTGCCTGACTGAGAGAGTTTATGAGGAAGGAGCTAAAGATGTGGCACTCTCTGCACTTACAGGAATCAATG CGACCATCTTTGCCTACGGCCAGACAAGCAGCGGAAAGACTTTTACTATGAGAGGAATTACTGAAAGTGCTGTAAATGACATATACAAGCACATAAGAAGT ACTCCAGAGAGGGATTTTGTGGTCAAGATTTCTGCTATAGAAATCTATAATGAAATAGTGAGGGATCTCCTTAAACCAGAATCAGGTCCACTTCGGCTATTGGATGACCCAGAG AAAGGAACTGTTGTTGAGAAACTAGTGGAAGAAACAGCTACTGACGGTCAACATCTAAGGCATATTATAAGCATTTGTGAAG CTCAAAGACAAGTGGGTGAAACTGCATTAAATGATGCCAGCTCTAGATCTCATCAAATAATCAGGCTG ACTATTGAGAGTAGCCTCCGTGCAAACTCAGGCTGTGTGAAGTCCTTTTTTGCAAATCTT AACTTTGTGGACCTAGCAGGCAGTGAACGAGCATCACAAACACATGCTGATGGTATACGGCTCAAGGAAGGCTCACATATTAACCGCAGTTTGTTGACACTTACTACGGTGATCAGAAAGCTCAG TGAGGGAAAGAAGAATGCTCACATACCATACAGGGATTCAAAGCTCACACGCATTTTGCAACTTTCTCTTGGAGGAAATGCACGAACAGCAATCATATGTACTATGAGTCCAGCATCAAGCCACGTAGAACAATCTCGCAAGACACTCTCTTTTGCAACGAGTGCAAAGGAAGTTACAAACAGTGCCAAAGTAAACATG GTTATCTCTGACAAGCAGTTAGTTAGACATTTGCAGAAGGAGGTAGCTAGGCTTGAAGCAGAGCTACGCACTCCAGAACCATCAGCGGAAGCTTTGttgatggaaaaagaaatggaaatccAGAAG CTGAAGAGTGAAAATGAAGAACTGAAGCGAAAGCTGGACGAAAGAAAAGCACTGGACGAGCGGCAG GGTATGGTGCCATGTGATTCACATAACCGAGTCGTcaaatgtctctctttctctggtCCGTTAACATCACCAGAAAATGGCCTTTGTGATGAAGCAGGGACGTTAAAAAAGTTGAGAAAGTCCTTAGCTAGGCAGCCAATGAGACAGTCTATGGCTTCTCCCTCTATTCTTGTGCAAGAAATACGGAAACTTGAGAAGTTGCAAGAGCAGCTTGGTGAAGAAGCTAACCGAGCTATTGAAGTTCTTCAGAAAGAGGTTGCTTCTCATAAGTTAGGAAACCAAGATGTGGCTGAGACTGTGGCAAAACTCCAAGCAGAACTAAGGGAGATGCGTGCTGTTCGATCAACAAATAGAGAACTTGATGTTGCAGAGATGGTAAATAACCAAAACACCAGCGCAACCTTGAAGGAAGAGATCAGTAGACTGCATTTACAGGAGAACTCAATTGCCAATTTGGAAGCTCAGCTTGAAATTGTACAGAAGTCCATTGACAAGCTGGTTTGGGCTCTTCCAAGCAATAATGCATCCAATGAGGAAACACCAAAATCTAAAATGCAaccgaagaagaaaaaggttcTTCCGCTGCAATTGAGCAATAGTGTTAACAAGCAACATTTTATAAAATCACCGTGCTCGCCTCTGTCATCATCTCAGAGTGTTTTAGAGTCAGAACCTGAAAATAGACCACCAGAAAATGATGATATCACATCATGTGAAATGTCACAAGAGGCGCATAAGGTTACACCAACCAGAAGTGAAGATGGTGATGAACCATCTTCGAGGGAGGGAACACCTTGCTATCATCGTTCCAACTCTGTCAACGTAAGAAAAATTCAGAAGATGTTCAAGAATGCAGCTGAGGAGAACATAAGGAGTATAAGAGCTTATGTTACAGAACTCAAAGAACGTGTAGCTAAACTGCAATACCAGAAAAAGCTCCTCGTTTGCCAG GTATTGGAACTTGAAGCAAATGATAATACAGGAAATGAAACTGCACCAGACGAAAATTCATCTGATATCCGCAACTCTCCTGCATCATGGCACATATTTTTTGATAATCAACGGAAGCAGATAATCCAGTTATGGGATTTGTGTCAAGTATCCATTATACATAGAACGCAGTTCTACTTGTTATTCAAGGGAGATCCAGCTGATCAGATTTATCTGGAGGTGGAAATGCGCAGGCTAACCTGGTTACAGCAACACCTTGCAGAACTTGGAAATGCCAGCCCTGCACAAGTAGGAGATGAGCCTGCAATATCACTTTCTTCCTG CATGAGAAACCTCAAGCATGAAAGAGAAAATCTTGCTAAAAGAGTTAACTCTCGCTTAGCTCCAGAGGAGAGGGATAGATTGTACAGGAAGTTTAGAATCCCCCTAGATGGAAAGCAAAGAAAGTTGCAGCTGATTTATAGGCTCTGGATCGATCCTAATGACATGGAACACATTCAGGAGAGTGCTGAAATAGTGGCAAAGCTTATTGGATTTTGTGAAACTGGCCATGCTTCAAAGGAGATGTTTGAGCTTAACTTTGTTCTACCTTCAGACAAAAAACCATGGCTACTTGGGTGGAGTCCCATTTCCAACCTTCTCAATTTGTAA